Genomic DNA from Lactuca sativa cultivar Salinas chromosome 8, Lsat_Salinas_v11, whole genome shotgun sequence:
acgcattgttgtgtatagttggttaatgaataagtaaatgcatataagtcgaagtttatctgtaacttttatctaagaaggtaaaagcgatatctctgccgctcgatgatttgatttgacttatgtgtcgggctcggtcagaactgaattgatgtgtttgattaagttctatgtcaaataaatcagagatcgagaaacctaaatgctagactaaccattccataggattgtcagcatgatatcttacagaggactgtacgatcccttatctaaaggacaagattgattagatcagagtttgacagcgtctttgagagctacgattgcaaaccgaattgtacttgtgcatatagttactagacttatccaagtgggagactgttggaatagtgtctaaggctgcaactatattaggcaagtatttgacccggttgtgcatggtccttttgggttgccttcaccatagcaacttgataggatgctttattaagagagagtaaatattattatattatgagaataatataaataataatatattgttatttgattaatataagtcatagaattaattggaattaatttggtgacttaaagagattaattaaataagagggtataaactgtcaattgtttgatagttaaactttagactgtaaatccatatagatatggattggacggattctagaagccaAGGATTGtttcaaatcgtccaagagttatctaaggaatggatttggatagccttaagagaagattatccaattagggtttaggttgtaacccttaaggagtctacaagtataaatagaccctatggctaagggaaatcgacacctaacctaaagtagagaagccctggccgatttcctcccctctcctctctcccaaatcatcctccttgttatttggtgtttgtaagccatcagaggagtgacaattgtgactctagaagctccaagacaacaaggtcaacaaggaattcaaatgtatgattctagatctgtttcaatattgttattacacctaaatagtcattagaagtcttggattcaaagcatgtttaattagaaagcctagatccaagcattagggttttgcatgcgcacataggaaagttcttatggctaaaacccatcacattcaATACATGAAAACGAATGTATGACTCCCtatttgttgaaattttttgtAAAAGCCAATTCCTTTGCATTATCATATCCAAATGACTTGATCTTAGCATTGACTTGATTTGACGTCGTCACAAAGAATCGTGGAATGATGGATTGTAATTTAGATTTATGTTTCACTAACTAAACCCATGTGAAATGTGTACAATCATCCACAATAGTAAAAAGTACTTGTGCCCTTTATGATCTTGTATGTGATAGGGTCTCCATATGTCACAATATATTAAATCAAAATGATCATTTGCAACATGATTCAAAGATTGAAAagataatattttttgtttagtcAAAGGACATCTAGAACAAAAGTGCTTACTCAACTCTTTATTTGAAAATAAACTACTACTAAGAAActttaatttctcatttagagGGTGTCCAAATATTTGGTGCCAGTGATGAAGAGAGACAACGACAACTAGAGCTTCTTCtaaaacatcttcaaccaaataAAGCCCTCTTTCTATTCTAGTTATGATTGAAACGATATCCTGGAGGTAAGCCATGGAGTTTGTAACACTTATCAACAGCATGTCCAATTTTCTTATAGTGAGTTCATGTTACTAAAGAACGACTATTGCCATAGaaacaatttattttattattattgctTTCCACATTAAACGCTACAAGAGAGTTagggatttgagaaatatttatCTCCCTTTCATGCTCTTCTTGAATCACCAGTGAGAAAATTAGATTGACTCTGGGAATTAGATCCATCAACAATATATGTCCTCTAATTTGTGCATACTTTTCATTTAGCCCCATCAAAAATGTCATGGTGTATTCAACCTTAGCACCACCACATATACATAATTTGTAGGTACAACAAGCATTAAAACTGTCTAATTCCTCCCAGAGTACCTTGAGTTTAGTGAAATAGGTGCTTACAAAGTCATCTCCTTGTGAGATATTCATCGGTTCTCATTTAATCTGAAATATTTGAGGTCTATTATGCTAGTTGTGCCAATTTGCTTCTTTGTTAACATCTATTTTATAACAGCATGATCATGATAAAATGTTGCCTTAATAGTCTTCTTATTTGCCATTTTTTGAAATCGATATGAGGTTAAGTTCAAATTGTGGAACATATAGTACATTATTTAGAATGATTTGCTCATTTATATGAATATTCCCCATATACTCAACTTGAATTAACATGTGATTTGGTAAACTAACTTTTGTCCCCATAACCGTTTTTAAGTATGTGAATAACCTTTTGTTATTACGAATATGTCAAGTTTCACCAGTATCAAGAATACAAATATTGGATTGATAATGTCTAAAACTAAGAGTGAGATTATAGTGGATACCTGACTCCTTTTCATTTGCAACAGTAACACAGTTTGCAGAAGCCAATTTTCCAGTGAGAACAACAGTTAATTGTTGGCATGGGGAATTTGTGAGACTTGTGATAACATCAACAACTTCATCTCTGTTTTGATTGTCAATTTGTGAGTTATTAGATACAAAATTAACATGTAGAGTGTTTTGGTTTGAATTGTGATTGAAACGATATCCTAGAGGGAAGCCATGGAGTTTGTAACACTTATCAACAGTATGTACAGTTTTCTTCTAGTGAGTACATATTGTTGAAAAATGAATCTTGCTAGAGAAATGATTTCTTTGACTATTATTGCTTTGCACATTAAATGCCACAAGAGAGTTAGGGATTTGAGAAACAGTTATCTCCCTTTGATGCTCTTCTTGAATCACTAGTGAGAAAATCTGATTGACTGTGGGAATTAGATCTATCAACAATATGTGTCCTCTAATTTGTGCTTAATTTTCATTGAGCCCTATCAAAAATGTCATGGTGTATTCAACTTCCTTAGCACTACCAGAGATACATAATCCGCATGTACAATGAGCATCAAAATTGGCTAATTCCTCCCAAAGTACTTTGAGTTTAGTGAAATAGGTACTTACAAAGTCATCTCCTTGTGAGATATTCATCAATTCTCATTTAATCTAAAGTATCTGAGGCCCATAACTCTATTGAAATCTTTCTTTGAGATCTTACCAAATAGCAAAtgcaactttcaaatatatgACAGATGTAGAAATTTCCTTCAAAAGTGAGTTCAAAATCCAGGAAATAATGATATTGTTGTCCAGGTTATATGATTTAAGTCGATTTGCATCAATAGCAAAAAGTTGTGCAATATCTCGAGTAACAAAATCAAGTTTGTTCTTAACGGAAAGAGTTATAGTCATAGAACGGGACCACGAAGAATAATTCTCCCTAGTGAGGACTTGATTAACAAGAAGCGTGCCAGGATTGTCTATTTGTCTGGGTGATGCAAGTAGTACAGATCATCAAATGATCCATTATTTACAGGAGTAACAAATTTGTTGGACATGATCTTAAGAAGAATGAATCAATTTGAAACAAAGAACAAAAGAAAGTTGAGTTCAACAAATTGAAAATAGAGGATCAATCAATCATGAATCATGATGAATTTGGAACAGAGAATGATACCATATTATCATAGTAAAAGAGATGAAGAAGAATGAAATATGAAGCTTCGTTATCTTTATTGAACTGGAAACAAAGACATATAGTGTCTTAAGTTGTGCATCATTATCTATCATGAGCCTAACTAACTATAAACAACTCAAGTTAATTTAACTAATGCTAAACTATCCACGATAAGAAATAATAGATCAACAACTTCTAACTATCTCTAAATGACAAAGCATAAGGCTAATACATGGAGGCACTTTTCTAACCTTGAACCGTAGATGGGGATGGGAAATTTAAGGGAGAGTAGAGAAGGTAGCAGTGGTGGTCATCCTTTTCAGATGGAGGTGGTGAAGTGAGTTGATATGACGGGAGAAGGGGGAGGAGGAGGAAAACACGGGCTACAATCTGTGAAGGGGGATTGGGTTGTGGGGGGCGGTGGggtcattttatatttatttaacaaaaaaagttaaaaaatggAAAACAATTGAAAAAtaattatgtaaatataaaaaAGTCCCGTTTTTTAATTTTGGGAGGgacatcctccttaataaatgaagggtttttttgtcacatgtcaatctctcatgaattttgacacttgtcattttgtggtatttttgaaataaatattatgtacttgtcaatttttggtttgtttcaatttttaaaattaaagtcatatacttatatatgtaaagtattaaatatgatatatatatatatatatatatatatatatatatatatatatatatatatatatatatatatatgaaattaaattgcaataaatatgtatcttttttattttaaagttatacattaaaaaatattttatgtttacactttaatgtttaatcttttttttaaatcaacctgtgtaatatacgggtttcacacctagtattTCATAAAGAAACTTGTTGAAAATGACTATTTTTCCAATTTTTGAAGGGTTTGATTTGATTTCCTAGGAAAAAATACAGGACTATTTTTACGGTTTtgttaaaaattaaataaaattgaccctaaataaacaataaaataaaaaaaaaataccaatttTCGAGCATACGATAAACTTGACCAAGCCGATGAGGTATCATCAAAAGACCAAATTTTTAAATGTACATCATATCTTCTACCTCTCCATCTCAAAGGGGCCACTAATTAACCTTCTCTATACCCTAACCCATCTTCTATGTATCTCTTCAACCTGATCAAACTCTATATTCCAGTATTATTTGGAAATCTAACAACATCAACAACaaacaaaaaagaaaaggaaaactcAAAATCTATACTCTTAAAATGCTCCATTCCTCTTCAAGATTTAGCAAACCGAGCATTAATCCTCTTCTGGATCGGAGTCCTACAAGAGGGACACTCATTCATCCTCTCCTCATGCTTCACATTGCATGCTTTACAAAGAACTTGATGACCACAAGGAACAAAAACAACACTCATCTCTTCATTCAAACACATCACACATTCcctatccttcttcttcttcttcatcttcttcttcttttttttcttcttgCTCATATTTCTGAAACCTTCTAACCCTTTTGAAGAGTCCATGTTCATATTCATACTCATATACATTTCAGCAATCCTCTTACTTTCAGCCTCTAACTTTAATGCGGATATCTCATACTCAATCCTCTTCTTTTCAGTCTCATTCTTTTTAAACTCTTCCTCTGCCTTCCCTTTCATTATCTCATATTCTGCCATAGCCAAAGCTTCAATACGTTCTCTTTCGTTCTTGATACATTCAGCCTTGTTAACAACTTTAGCAGTCTCCCTTTCCTCCTTCGCCACCCTAATCTGAAATTTATCAATCGCATTAATAAGTATCGTAttctttggtaaatattattttaaaaaaaaaggtacaaaaataaataaatataccaGGGTTTCTGAGAGGAGACATTTGGCCTTTTCTAGTTCCTGTTGCTTTTGACCCACCTGACGTTTTAACACTTTAAGCTCTTCTTCCAATGAAGTCTTTTCAGACCCAAAAGCCGACTGAGACTTTTTCCGAGCTTCCTCCTCTTTGATCAGCGCTTGTTCCAATCTTTTAGCTTGAAAGATGCTTCGATTTCTTTCCCTTTCCATCTCCTCTTTGATAACAGATTGTTCAGTCTTGAGCTTAACAATGGTGGAATTAGCCACATTAAGCTCGCTATTTGTAGTATTCAGAGTAAGCGTCGTTTCCAATAGTCTCTTAGCTGTATTCTCATCCATGGCTTCATTATCTTTCATTTCCGCTTTCAACATATTGACCTCCGATCGATTCTGGTTCAGCCGCTTGGTGACCTCCATAACCTTCGAGGTCGCCCAATCATCCCAGCCTTGAAGCTCTTTCTGCAACGCCTCAATTTGAGCAACTGCCTCTAATCTCAGTATATCCTTGTCATCTCGAGGCACATACTCACCCTTTTCATCACATGGAATGTTTTTCAAATAGTAATCTAGGGTTTTCGGTTGTTCAGACTTCGGTGTTCCTTTTGGTTTCTCTTCGGTTTCTTTTAATGCCAAAGATGTGTTCTTGTTTtgttcagaagaagaagaagaagaagaagaagaagaagatggtgaTTTTTTGTTGACCAATGACAATTCTTTCAAGCTAAAAACTTGCTTCTTCAAGCCTTTTCTAATACGTCGTCCCTTATATGGCTTTTCTACAAGTAAAGCAGCCTTCCCTCGAAGGGTAGCGTCTCGTTTGTGTGTAGCCACTGCGCACCAGTTTCTACAAGTGCATATGTCATCCGTTTTTTTCCCAGATTTTGAGCTTTGAGAGGGTGGTCTTTTAACATTTGAGGCTATGGTTTCTTGATTTTTAGGTTCAGATTTAGACCCGGATTCAATTTCGGGTTCTGCAGATGTACCCATTTGTTGAAGGTCTCTTTCCATAACACTTGCTTTAGACACATTCAAATCGCACATCAAAAGACACCAAATTGCTTCACTAACAGATAGATTTGGTTTGCTATCTCTAAGCGTAGCCACCATCTCCAAAACCGTGAAATCCACCAATTCGTTTAATTCTTGAAATGTATAATCCGCTGAATCATTGTATTTCTTGTTGTTACTTTTAAGAGAAAGTAAAGCACATTCAGCAATGTTTGACTCCACGCCTTCGGAGCAATAGAAAGGAGTCAAAGGACCACATCTTAAAATCGCATTCTCAGCAGCTTCCTTGGTGTACCCTTTTTTAGTAATCTTTGTGATAGCATTTTGAATGCATAGGTTTAAGGTTTCAGACACAAGTTTTATGAGACCTCTAACACCTGTAGTATCGCAGTCAGGATCAGTCAAGAATGCTTCGACTTCCTCCTTGGTCATAACGAGTTTAGCCTTCATTGACTCCATGACTTTGTCTTCAAAATCTTCATATTCGAACAATTTTGTTAGGAATTATGAGTATAATTCGGGCCAACAAGAGGAAATTTTAACAAATTATAGTATTATGAATTAAAACATTTTTGACATAATCAAATAAAAGCAGCAAAT
This window encodes:
- the LOC111897873 gene encoding putative E3 ubiquitin-protein ligase RF298 isoform X1, giving the protein MDFEDKVMESMKAKLVMTKEEVEAFLTDPDCDTTGVRGLIKLVSETLNLCIQNAITKITKKGYTKEAAENAILRCGPLTPFYCSEGVESNIAECALLSLKSNNKKYNDSADYTFQELNELVDFTVLEMVATLRDSKPNLSVSEAIWCLLMCDLNVSKASVMERDLQQMGTSAEPEIESGSKSEPKNQETIASNVKRPPSQSSKSGKKTDDICTCRNWCAVATHKRDATLRGKAALLVEKPYKGRRIRKGLKKQVFSLKELSLVNKKSPSSSSSSSSSSSEQNKNTSLALKETEEKPKGTPKSEQPKTLDYYLKNIPCDEKGEYVPRDDKDILRLEAVAQIEALQKELQGWDDWATSKVMEVTKRLNQNRSEVNMLKAEMKDNEAMDENTAKRLLETTLTLNTTNSELNVANSTIVKLKTEQSVIKEEMERERNRSIFQAKRLEQALIKEEEARKKSQSAFGSEKTSLEEELKVLKRQVGQKQQELEKAKCLLSETLIRVAKEERETAKVVNKAECIKNERERIEALAMAEYEIMKGKAEEEFKKNETEKKRIEYEISALKLEAESKRIAEMYMSMNMNMDSSKGLEGFRNMSKKKKKKKKMKKKKKDRECVMCLNEEMSVVFVPCGHQVLCKACNVKHEERMNECPSCRTPIQKRINARFAKS
- the LOC111897873 gene encoding putative E3 ubiquitin-protein ligase RF298 isoform X2, producing MESMKAKLVMTKEEVEAFLTDPDCDTTGVRGLIKLVSETLNLCIQNAITKITKKGYTKEAAENAILRCGPLTPFYCSEGVESNIAECALLSLKSNNKKYNDSADYTFQELNELVDFTVLEMVATLRDSKPNLSVSEAIWCLLMCDLNVSKASVMERDLQQMGTSAEPEIESGSKSEPKNQETIASNVKRPPSQSSKSGKKTDDICTCRNWCAVATHKRDATLRGKAALLVEKPYKGRRIRKGLKKQVFSLKELSLVNKKSPSSSSSSSSSSSEQNKNTSLALKETEEKPKGTPKSEQPKTLDYYLKNIPCDEKGEYVPRDDKDILRLEAVAQIEALQKELQGWDDWATSKVMEVTKRLNQNRSEVNMLKAEMKDNEAMDENTAKRLLETTLTLNTTNSELNVANSTIVKLKTEQSVIKEEMERERNRSIFQAKRLEQALIKEEEARKKSQSAFGSEKTSLEEELKVLKRQVGQKQQELEKAKCLLSETLIRVAKEERETAKVVNKAECIKNERERIEALAMAEYEIMKGKAEEEFKKNETEKKRIEYEISALKLEAESKRIAEMYMSMNMNMDSSKGLEGFRNMSKKKKKKKKMKKKKKDRECVMCLNEEMSVVFVPCGHQVLCKACNVKHEERMNECPSCRTPIQKRINARFAKS